GTTGGTGCAGTGCAGACAATAATAGTTATCGAGCTTGGTCTGAACAGGCCTTTACAAATAATTAAGTCTTTTTTACAAACAATTTAATTACCCCAAACTCACCTTTGCAGATATGGAGTTGTTTTCACATTGTATTTCACAATGGATGCCCCTGCCATCTCTGGAGTGGCACTCCTCATCTCCTCATCACTGTCATCTTCACTCTCAAATGGCTTTTTCTCCTTTGCCTTCTGATCATCATCCTCATTCTTTATGCCAGCCATCTTAGTGTCTTCTGTAATGTCACTCTCTGGGTCTTCCTCATCCCCCAGTTCTTCCTCTTCCAGAATTTCAAACACTTTATCCATTTCATGCTCCTCCACTTGCTCTTCAATTCTTTCCTCTGCCAACGCATCAGCTTTGTTAGCATTTATGTCTGTTGAGGATTTGCAAAAACATGagcaatttatattatatttatattttatatttatatatatatatatatatatatatattatatatttatatatatatatttatatataaaaaaaaaatgcaattactGCAAAAAGAATCTGCATGAGACTAACCATCTTCACATGATGAGGGCGTCTCCATTGCCTCCAATTTATCACACAAGTTCATCACCAACTGCAAAACAGAAATTACAGTTATAAAATGACAATACACATGTTCgagaatattatatatatatatatgtgtgtgtgtgtgtgtgtgtgtgtacgtgcgtGACAAATAAGGCTCTCTTGTGGTTCTTACCGACTCCATCCTTATCTCTGGGTCGACCGGCAGATCCATATCACTGTTGTCCAGCAAGTCTAACGTGGTATTCATAATATTGCTTGATCCGCTAGAACACACTGGTTTATTGTCAGGGACTTTGTTATCAGTTTTGTTGTTGGTTTTCAATGCAGGGGTTGGTTTTACAGCCTCAGTCTGGATGGCAGGCACAGGCTGGGCACTAATGGTTGATTTGGGTGCAGTTTTAGCCTGTGGAGCTGGCTTTTGTGAAAAGGTTGCTGACTTTTCTGAGATCGGAGGCCTCTTAAGAGTCTTTCCCTTAGATGCCAGCCACTCTGCAAGCTTTGCTCTGAAAGCAGAATACAAATGAAACATTAGGCAACCACATCAATATATCCTCATATCAGTGCACTGTCACACTTGTAGGTAAAACTGATCAGGTTATGCATGCAGGTTATGATTGAAGAATCTAAAATACACAAccactcaaaagtttggtgttggtaagattttttttttgatatagTAGCCTATATACTACTAACCTTCTCTCTTCAGCCGTCTCCATTTGCACTTTGTAGTGGCTGATTGTACTTGTGACAGGTCTGCGGACATTCTGTTCAGTAGTGGCCGGTTTGAGTTTCACCACTTGCACCGCCATCTCTTTCTTCTTTGAAACGATGGGTCTGCTGGTGGCCGAGCGCCCTATAGCTAGAGGGGCTGGCCTGGGAGGGACACCAAGTCGCGGGGCGCCTGCTTGAGAGATGGAGCCTGGGACCTTTTGAGGTATCCGATTATGAGAAACTGACTTCTGGACTGGTTTTTCAGTGGCATTCAACGGAACATCAGAAACAGATTTCGATCTAGATGACAAAGAGTTGACTATGGGTTTAATGGATGCCGGCAGGGAAATAACAGACGTGGACCGGACTTTAGGCAATTCAGGTTTTGGTTTGGTCGCATCCAGTTTTGAAATCACTTTCTTTTctgtggtcttcacatcaccACCAGGTTTTCTGAAACAATCGATTTTAGACTGTACCACACGGCCCTTATACGTTCCAGGTTTGGATTTTTGAATGGCAGAGACAGTAGAAGGTGGTTTTTGAACTTCTTCCACAAGCTTCCTGTGTCTTGCAGTCTGCTGCGTACGGAAGGCCTGGCTTAGTGTGTTGCGCTTAGTAGGATCAGCATCATTAGCTTTGGTCGTTGGTCTAACatccttttctttctctctttttccagAGTTATCCTCCTTAAGATCATTCTTT
The nucleotide sequence above comes from Chanodichthys erythropterus isolate Z2021 chromosome 10, ASM2448905v1, whole genome shotgun sequence. Encoded proteins:
- the si:ch211-266i6.3 gene encoding cytoskeleton-associated protein 2 isoform X2 → MHKMESVVRKSNKENTKPVCGPKKQVSSIVSKQRVICKSAPLNSKNDLKEDNSGKREKEKDVRPTTKANDADPTKRNTLSQAFRTQQTARHRKLVEEVQKPPSTVSAIQKSKPGTYKGRVVQSKIDCFRKPGGDVKTTEKKVISKLDATKPKPELPKVRSTSVISLPASIKPIVNSLSSRSKSVSDVPLNATEKPVQKSVSHNRIPQKVPGSISQAGAPRLGVPPRPAPLAIGRSATSRPIVSKKKEMAVQVVKLKPATTEQNVRRPVTSTISHYKVQMETAEERRAKLAEWLASKGKTLKRPPISEKSATFSQKPAPQAKTAPKSTISAQPVPAIQTEAVKPTPALKTNNKTDNKVPDNKPVCSSGSSNIMNTTLDLLDNSDMDLPVDPEIRMESLVMNLCDKLEAMETPSSCEDEERIEEQVEEHEMDKVFEILEEEELGDEEDPESDITEDTKMAGIKNEDDDQKAKEKKPFESEDDSDEEMRSATPEMAGASIVKYNVKTTPYLQSVKKRIDCETAPASGSRRKSTIKDLKFLTPVRRSTRIQRKSSRLPGMLNDHDTCVSSLAELVQMDDADASAYIYRKNPALLEDLPDQPGDFEKVCS
- the si:ch211-266i6.3 gene encoding cytoskeleton-associated protein 2 isoform X1 — encoded protein: MHKMESVVRKSNKENTKPVCGPKKQVSSIVSKQRVICKSAPLNSKNDLKEDNSGKREKEKDVRPTTKANDADPTKRNTLSQAFRTQQTARHRKLVEEVQKPPSTVSAIQKSKPGTYKGRVVQSKIDCFRKPGGDVKTTEKKVISKLDATKPKPELPKVRSTSVISLPASIKPIVNSLSSRSKSVSDVPLNATEKPVQKSVSHNRIPQKVPGSISQAGAPRLGVPPRPAPLAIGRSATSRPIVSKKKEMAVQVVKLKPATTEQNVRRPVTSTISHYKVQMETAEERRAKLAEWLASKGKTLKRPPISEKSATFSQKPAPQAKTAPKSTISAQPVPAIQTEAVKPTPALKTNNKTDNKVPDNKPVCSSGSSNIMNTTLDLLDNSDMDLPVDPEIRMESLVMNLCDKLEAMETPSSCEDDINANKADALAEERIEEQVEEHEMDKVFEILEEEELGDEEDPESDITEDTKMAGIKNEDDDQKAKEKKPFESEDDSDEEMRSATPEMAGASIVKYNVKTTPYLQSVKKRIDCETAPASGSRRKSTIKDLKFLTPVRRSTRIQRKSSRLPGMLNDHDTCVSSLAELVQMDDADASAYIYRKNPALLEDLPDQPGDFEKVCS